TGAGTGAAAGAGCCCTACAGTGTACATCTGTCTCTATATCCTCAAATAATCTATCATTACGCTTAACAAATTCAGTCAGCTGGTTCACAGTCATGTACTTGCTGATGTACAATGCCAAAAGATCATAGCAAGACAAAGAGCAATCAAGAGATGTTTTCATGACCACACCAGCAGCAATCTGTAACAACGCTCTTAGCAGTCTAGGTCCTAGAGCCTTTCCTTCATCGCTGAGGGAAGGCAAAGGCAATTGCAGAAGAGGCTTCAAACATCTAAGAGCAAGAGATTGGTTGGGAGTTTGGTCGGTCAGACATACCAAAACCATAGATAAAAAAGGGTCGATCACCTCCTGAATGAACTCTCCTTCCTTCATTCTTCTATAGAGAAGATCTAAGGCAAAGGCACTGATTAGAGTAGCGTTATGTCCGTGAAAACCACTCTTGTTCTTAAGACCATCATACATGAGTTCATAGATAAACTCAAACAGCTCCTCCGGATCAAAGCACTTGTTTACTTCAAAACCATCTGCAATTTCCTCCAGCATCTTCTCCACAAGCGATCTTCTCTTCGGATCCAGAAGAGACTTCAGCCGATCAGCAACAACGCAAACTAACTGCAAAGCTTGGCTCTTAGTGCTCACGTTTTCAGCTATCATCTTCAGTTCTCTGAAGCTCACATCAACACCTTCAAAGAACACATCCGATTTCAACACATCCAGAACATCTCTCAAACAATGAAACGTGCCACACTTGGACTTCCATGTCTTGGGATCGACTTCTACAACCTTCTTATCACTGCAAATACACTTGACACTCTCATGCGACGTCGCCATCAATGAAGATCCTGAGAACGGCGACGAGATGAGAATCGTATACGAGCCCTAACAACCGACGACGTCGTTCTAGGTAGCAGAGCCCAAATGAGCACATAAAAGCCCATTTCAAAGCCCCAACATTTTGACTTGATCGGATATTGTTTGAGATGAGATGTTTATAATCGATTTTAAAGTTAAActatagatatttatttatctttttcataaataagtaattttaaatatttatgtcatATAATTTAATTGATAGTGCGTCTGTCTGTCTGTTTATAGATGCATGCTTAATTTATTGGGCTTTCCTaccccaaacaaaaaaaaaaaaaaaaaacttgctgaatttgtttaaatctgtatcaaaaacataattgtcattacaaataattaaaaattaaattaagaaaattcatTACAATTTGTTCGTATAAACTTGTCTAATAGGTAAGGCCTTGATGGCATTCATATCTTCTTCCTGCTCCTCATTTACGACTCTTCTCTAGGGCACCGCACCTCTTGCAGTTTGGATCAACTCCCATCCCTCTTTCTTGGAGAACAGAACCAACAGGCAGTACTctgtttttggttttctataACAAGTGTTGAATCTTTGGAGAAGTCTTCACCTGCCAAACACATTTCTTCCAGTCAAAGTCATCCAACATTGAGTTTTGTGAGGGCATAGCCGGTTTTAGTGGAGTAAGTTCCTGATTTCTCAGGTAACCACACCAAGGAGTCCGGCGTACCGCAAGAGCTTGGAACAATTTTCGTGATCAAATCCTCATAATGAGGGAGCTTAGAATAATTTTCTGTCATGTTTCTAAGGAATGCAGACAAAACCAAAATGGTAATCATAAATttacaatactatatatatatatattaccattCAGAGGCATGTCTGATAGGCCTGggcacggatcggatatccgggtaTGGTGTCTTCCAGTAGCATAAAGACCAGCTGCTATCACCTCTCTCTGATGATCTTATTCAGTTGGGAAAGAAAGGAAACATCATGAGAGATGCACAAAAGTGTGCGAAGACGGAGAAGTTGAACAGGCTTGAGGGGATCATATTGAGAGGGATGAACAACACTGACCTGGATGCAGCTTTGATGGTTCAAAGCCTGAACTGGAAGATGATGTAGTAGCATTTCCAGATCAAAGTGTTGAGGGAACTGAAAGTGTTAACACAAGAAAAGACATGGAAGAAGGTGAACATGTAGATCCTGTGGTAAAGGTTAGTAAGACAAGGAATGAAGAGCAAATTTTGAAGTCAAAACTTCCTAAAGCACAGAAGTCCCGGAAAAGTTCAAGCAGGAATGGTTTGAGAGGCAAGGATGCTGCTGTAAATGTAGTTAATATGAATCTACCAGATAAATTGCAAGAAGATATTGGTGATTCAGGAGAATCAAAAGAACAAGAACAAAGTAGTCTGGTTCCTAAAGCTAAGGAAGAAAAGCTTTCAGAAGAAAGTGCAGTGAAGGAGAGTTTCAACGGTGTTAGAAATGTTGAAGAGGCATGGAAGTGTGAGCCAGATTCGAAGCATCCTATCAAGTGGAGTGACTTAAATAAAGATGGGGACAATACTAAGGAGAGTGTTAGATCAGAAGTGACAAATAAGCATTCTGTTGAAGGTATTATTTTGAGTTTCCCTATTATGCTTCCTTGGTATTCAAACTTATCTGATTTACTTGATAAATGCGTGTAGGAGGAATGAAGAATGTGGCAATGGAACCTGAAAGAGATCTTTGTAAGAAACCAAAGACTGGAAAATCAAGATTTTCTGCTCTAGACCAACCTGGATCCAACAAAACTATTGGTAAGGCTTCTCCTCATGATGGACATGAAGACAGAAAGAGGAAACACAAGGAAAATAAAGAAAGTGGAGATTGTATGAGAGAAGCCGCAGTAATGGAGCCAAGTGGAGAGAAAGTTAGAAAGCAAAAGAAGCTTAAGAAGGGTTCAAGTTGTGATGGAAAGGAGTTGCCTGAAAGCTGTGATAGGGACAGAGTGGTTTCTCAGGAAAATGGTAGAGATAGTGCTTCTCATCAACCTTTGGTCCATGAAGCCAGAGGTTCACTAGTTGACTCACTAGCTCCTTCAGCCTTAGACCCACCTGAGCTTAAATCAGAAAGAATCTCAGAGCGGGATAAACACCATGATACTGACTCTAGTGCTGGTGATACGCGAAAAAGATGCCGAGAAGGTGAAGGTTATATCACTATGGATAAACCAAGGACAACAAAGAAGGCTGCAGAAAGTTTGAGAGACAACAAAGAAGGTTATTGCACAGAGAGTGAACCTCAACAAGAAAAGGCAAAAGAAAGCAGAAACAAGAAAAGACCTGCTAGAAAAGTGTCTATGGAGAGTAACAAAGAGGACTCATCAAAGGAACATCAAGATCCTATTAATAAGctagaaaatacaaatagtaCGAAGACAAAGGTTATGCGACATGATGATCATGTTGGCTCAAGCCctttgaaaaaggaaattacGAGTCAGGCTGCATCCAACTCAATCAAAGAGGCTACAGACTTGAAACACATAGCTGATCGTCTTAAGGTTTGGGCATATTTTATTGCAAAGTGTTGTAGTGGTTCTTTCTCTCCTTTGGCTTAACATAGACATTATTATCCTTTTTTGCAGAATGCTGGGAATAATCACGAGAGCATTGGTTTTTACTTTCAGGCGGCGCTTAAGTTTCTTCATGGTGCGTCCCTTTTGGAGTCCTCTGGCACTGAGAATGCTACACATAAGAGCATTGTCACATCCAAGCATATCTATGGCAGCACAGCAAAACTTTGCAAGTAAGTTTGGCATTCAGCAAGATCTGACTTCACTGTGATGCTACTTGTTCGTGTTGGCCTCTCATTTTCGCTGAGTTTCTTCGTTGTGGCCTATAGATATTTCTATTATGTCAAGATGTGCAAAAGTTTCTATTGAACCGAATCCTCTTGTTATAAAATTGATGTAACAGGTTCTGTGCACATGAATATGAGAAAGATAAAGATATGGGGGCTGCTGCTTTGGCTTATAAATGTATGGAAGTAGCTTATCTAAGGATAACTTATTCCTCCCATGGGAACATAAACAGATATAAATCtgagttggaagcatctctgcAAGTGATTCCTTCAggtatttagaataaaaataaagaacataatattttaaaaatgtttgggGGCTGATGAATTAC
The nucleotide sequence above comes from Brassica napus cultivar Da-Ae chromosome A9, Da-Ae, whole genome shotgun sequence. Encoded proteins:
- the LOC106369288 gene encoding cysteine-tryptophan domain-containing zinc finger protein 7 translates to MEEGEHVDPVVKVSKTRNEEQILKSKLPKAQKSRKSSSRNGLRGKDAAVNVVNMNLPDKLQEDIGDSGESKEQEQSSLVPKAKEEKLSEESAVKESFNGVRNVEEAWKCEPDSKHPIKWSDLNKDGDNTKESVRSEVTNKHSVEGGMKNVAMEPERDLCKKPKTGKSRFSALDQPGSNKTIGKASPHDGHEDRKRKHKENKESGDCMREAAVMEPSGEKVRKQKKLKKGSSCDGKELPESCDRDRVVSQENGRDSASHQPLVHEARGSLVDSLAPSALDPPELKSERISERDKHHDTDSSAGDTRKRCREGEGYITMDKPRTTKKAAESLRDNKEGYCTESEPQQEKAKESRNKKRPARKVSMESNKEDSSKEHQDPINKLENTNSTKTKVMRHDDHVGSSPLKKEITSQAASNSIKEATDLKHIADRLKNAGNNHESIGFYFQAALKFLHGASLLESSGTENATHKSIVTSKHIYGSTAKLCKFCAHEYEKDKDMGAAALAYKCMEVAYLRITYSSHGNINRYKSELEASLQVIPSGESPSFASDGENPNKTLAAEKVALSTPVRSSPKVTGNHVLSSGNHSSLSQLLTFSQNVSLAMDASRKAQTAFAVAKGKSSDTRYSSNGITCIKRALDFSFQDMEKLVHAVRLAMESINR